In the Pseudorasbora parva isolate DD20220531a chromosome 23, ASM2467924v1, whole genome shotgun sequence genome, one interval contains:
- the sh2d4a gene encoding SH2 domain-containing protein 4A: protein MLQQILADMYIEPELLAELNEEQKQVLFLKMREEQIRRWKERETQLETKEAAVKKVSGKHVSWMKGPDDDVWVWVMGEHRDDKPYDQICDEIMAERAALQAQREAEQLRAKKEAELEKRFSGLYFEPEQVVLSEQEVQLKAKQEQSRADEELKRLELEERRKAEEELRRLEKERKQQIYMSLKEVQRSKHTHDEQDKDWQQTLQKSKAADMRRRSLAKQTIEDHRRRSVKALERGRVAAVTKAFGSANPTPTPPPKPKPRNTGGAISRKGGARRSLSTSSRNHIIRWFQEEQLPLRAGFQRDQSRIAPWFHGIISREQAEALLNDGGPGLFLVRVSERIFGYVLSYRSKEGIKHLLIDASENCYMLLGDQIKFTSLSELVEYHQVEPLSSSEEEEYLLQACGQKAATADYTELFT, encoded by the exons ATGCTGCAGCAGATACTGGCTGACATGTACATTGAGCCTGAGCTACTGGCCGAGCTGAATGAGGAGCAGAAACAGGTGTTGTTCTTGAAGATGAGAGAAGAACAGATCAGGAGATggaaagaaagagagacacaGCTGGAAACGAAAGAAGCTGCAGTcaaaaaag tttcAGGAAAGCATGTGTCATGGATGAAGGGTCCGGATGATGATGTGTGGGTATGGGTGATGGGAGAACATCGTGACGACAAACCTTACGATCAAATCTGTGACGAGATCATGGCCGAGAGAGCGGCGCTGCAGGCGCAGAGAGAGGCTGAGCAGCTCAG GGCTAAGAAAGAAGCCGAGCTGGAGAAGCGTTTCTCTGGACTGTATTTTGAACCGGAGCAGGTTGTGTTGTCGGAACAGGAAGTCCAGCTGAAGGCCAAacaggagcagagcagagcagacgAGGAACTCAAG AGGCTGGAGCTGGAGGAGCGGCGTAAGGCTGAGGAGGAGCTGAGGAGGCTGGAGAAGGAGAGGAAGCAGCAGATTTACATGAGCCTGAAGGAGGTGCAGCGCAGCAAACACACGCATGACGAGCAGGACAAGGACTGGCAGCAGACAT TGCAGAAGTCAAAAGCCGCAGACATGCGCAGACGATCTCTAGCCAAACAGACAATCGAGGACCACCGCAGGCGCTCGGTGAAAGCTCTGGAAAGAGGACGTGTAGCGGCTGTGACAAAGGCCTTCGGCAGTGCAAACCCAACCCCAACCCCTCCACCTAAACCCAAACCCAGAAACACCGGCGGTGCCATCAGCCG GAAGGGTGGTGCGCGGCGCTCATTGTCAACGTCTAGTCGAAATCATATTATTCGCTGGTTCCAGGAGGAGCAGTTGCCCCTCAGAGCAGGATTCCAGCGCGACCAGAGCCGAATCGCCCCCTGGTTTCACG GTATAATATCTCGTGAACAGGCAGAGGCGCTACTGAATGACGGCGGGCCCGGGCTCTTCCTGGTACGTGTTAGTGAAAGAATATTTGGATATGTGCTTTCCTATCGATCCAAAGAGGGAATCAAGCACCTGCTGATCGACGCTTCAGAGAACTGCTACATGCTGCTGGGAGACCAGATCAAATTCACATCACTCAGTGAACTAGTGGAATATCATCAG GTGGAGCCGCTGAGCTCATCTGAAGAAGAGGAGTACCTGCTGCAGGCGTGTGGACAGAAAGCGGCCACAGCGGATTACACAGAGCTCTTCACCTGA